A region from the Cannabis sativa cultivar Pink pepper isolate KNU-18-1 chromosome 9, ASM2916894v1, whole genome shotgun sequence genome encodes:
- the LOC115722779 gene encoding DEAD-box ATP-dependent RNA helicase 58, chloroplastic isoform X1: protein MAATLPVSATQLLSLPRPVFLSRKLHVHAYGFPFPSRSPSSRLVISENRAICSAPELLNSTSMAEEVGSDETVTLRELCGNHVPDHVLRRVEEVGYVIPTDVQRQALPTLFSGLDCVLHAQTGSGKTLTYLLLIFSVINTQRSAVQALIVVPTRELGMQVTKVARTLAAKPTESDLEQNSCTIMALLDGGSLKRHKTWLKAEPPTIVVATIGSLCQMLEKRILTLESMQVLVIDEVDFMFNSSKEVSSLRKLLTSYSSINNRQTIFASASIPQHRRFVHDCIQQKWTKSNVVHVHVNPVEPMPSCLHHRFVICGKNMRLHTLLSLLQTDAPESGIIFVGEQSEKSKKAGNAPPTTLLMDFLTASYNGDSDILLLEEDMNFNLRATSLSELRQGGGYLLVSTDLAARGVDLPETTHIYNFDLPRTVTNYLHRAGRTGRKPFSDEKCFVTNILTSEERFVLQRYENELMFNCEELLI from the exons ATGGCGGCGACTCTACCAGTTTCAGCCACTCAGCTTCTCTCTCTTCCACGACCTGTTTTCCTCTCTCGAAAACTCCATGTTCATGCTTACGGTTTCCCCTTCCCATCACGAAGCCCTAGCTCTAGGCTTGTCATCTCTGAAAACCGGGCAATTTGCTCCGCTCCGGAGCTTCTTAACTCAACTTCCATGGCGGAAGAAGTTGGTTCGGATGAGACCGTAACTCTCAGAGAACTTTGCGGAAACCATGTCCCCGATCATGTATTACGCAG GGTTGAAGAAGTTGGCTATGTTATACCAACTGATGTACAAAGACAAGCTTTGCCTACTCTGTTCTCTGGTCTCGACTGTGTGCTTCATGCTCAG ACAGGTTCTGGGAAGACACTGACATATCTTTTGTTGATATTTTCCGTTATAAACACTCAAAGATCAGCTGTTCAAGCACTCATTGTGGTGCCCACCAGGGAACTTGGTATGCAA GTTACCAAAGTTGCTCGGACTCTGGCTGCAAAGCCCACGGAAAGTGATTTGGAGCAGAATTCATGTACCATCATGGCTCTTTTAGATGGTGGATCATTGAAAAGACACAAGACTTGGCTAAAG GCAGAGCCTCCTACAATTGTAGTGGCAACCATAGGGAGTTTATGTCAGATGTTGGAAAAGCGTATTCTTACTCTTGAGTCAATGCAGGTTTTGGTAATTGACGAG GTTGATTTCATGTTCAACTCTTCAAAAGAAGTCAGTTCTCTTCGAAAACTCTTGACATCATACTCCTCGATCAATAACCGCCAGACCATTTTTGCCAGTGCATCAATCCCACAGCACAGACGATTTGTACATGACTGTATACAACAGAAATGGACCAAG AGCAACGTAGTTCATGTCCATGTTAATCCAGTTGAGCCCATGCCATCATGTTTACATCATAGATTTGTG ATATGTGGTAAAAACATGAGGCTGCATACCTTACTATCTTTGTTACAGACTGATGCACCAGagtctggaattatttttgttggagaacag TCCGAAAAGTCGAAGAAGGCAGGAAATGCTCCCCCAACTACACTGTTAATGGATTTTTTGACAGCTTCTTATAATGGTGATTCAGATATTCTCCTTTTGGAAGAAGACATGAATTTTAATCTGAGAGCAACTTCTTTATCA GAACTAAGACAAGGAGGTGGTTATCTCCTTGTCTCAACAGATTTAGCTGCCAGAGGAGTTGACCTGCCGGAAACTACTCACATATACAATTTTGATCTGCCAAGAACTGTCACTAACTATCTTCATCGGGCAGGAAGAACAGGACGAAAACCATTTTCAGACGAGAAATGTTTTGTCACTAACATTTTGACATCAGAAGAGAGGTTTGTTTTGCAAAGATACGAAAATGAGTTAATGTTTAACTGTGAAGAGCTACTTATATAG
- the LOC115722779 gene encoding DEAD-box ATP-dependent RNA helicase 58, chloroplastic isoform X2 has translation MSPIMYYAGLKKLAMLYQLMYKDKLCLLCSLVSTVCFMLSSGFLGYESYLRRLSNLCIEFVRLNKKLCQTGSGKTLTYLLLIFSVINTQRSAVQALIVVPTRELGMQVTKVARTLAAKPTESDLEQNSCTIMALLDGGSLKRHKTWLKAEPPTIVVATIGSLCQMLEKRILTLESMQVLVIDEVDFMFNSSKEVSSLRKLLTSYSSINNRQTIFASASIPQHRRFVHDCIQQKWTKSNVVHVHVNPVEPMPSCLHHRFVICGKNMRLHTLLSLLQTDAPESGIIFVGEQSEKSKKAGNAPPTTLLMDFLTASYNGDSDILLLEEDMNFNLRATSLSELRQGGGYLLVSTDLAARGVDLPETTHIYNFDLPRTVTNYLHRAGRTGRKPFSDEKCFVTNILTSEERFVLQRYENELMFNCEELLI, from the exons ATGTCCCCGATCATGTATTACGCAG GGTTGAAGAAGTTGGCTATGTTATACCAACTGATGTACAAAGACAAGCTTTGCCTACTCTGTTCTCTGGTCTCGACTGTGTGCTTCATGCTCAG CTCTGGATTTTTGGGCTATGAATCATATTTGAGAAGGCTAAGTAACTTGTGTATTGAATTTGTAAGACTAAACAAGAAACTATGTCAG ACAGGTTCTGGGAAGACACTGACATATCTTTTGTTGATATTTTCCGTTATAAACACTCAAAGATCAGCTGTTCAAGCACTCATTGTGGTGCCCACCAGGGAACTTGGTATGCAA GTTACCAAAGTTGCTCGGACTCTGGCTGCAAAGCCCACGGAAAGTGATTTGGAGCAGAATTCATGTACCATCATGGCTCTTTTAGATGGTGGATCATTGAAAAGACACAAGACTTGGCTAAAG GCAGAGCCTCCTACAATTGTAGTGGCAACCATAGGGAGTTTATGTCAGATGTTGGAAAAGCGTATTCTTACTCTTGAGTCAATGCAGGTTTTGGTAATTGACGAG GTTGATTTCATGTTCAACTCTTCAAAAGAAGTCAGTTCTCTTCGAAAACTCTTGACATCATACTCCTCGATCAATAACCGCCAGACCATTTTTGCCAGTGCATCAATCCCACAGCACAGACGATTTGTACATGACTGTATACAACAGAAATGGACCAAG AGCAACGTAGTTCATGTCCATGTTAATCCAGTTGAGCCCATGCCATCATGTTTACATCATAGATTTGTG ATATGTGGTAAAAACATGAGGCTGCATACCTTACTATCTTTGTTACAGACTGATGCACCAGagtctggaattatttttgttggagaacag TCCGAAAAGTCGAAGAAGGCAGGAAATGCTCCCCCAACTACACTGTTAATGGATTTTTTGACAGCTTCTTATAATGGTGATTCAGATATTCTCCTTTTGGAAGAAGACATGAATTTTAATCTGAGAGCAACTTCTTTATCA GAACTAAGACAAGGAGGTGGTTATCTCCTTGTCTCAACAGATTTAGCTGCCAGAGGAGTTGACCTGCCGGAAACTACTCACATATACAATTTTGATCTGCCAAGAACTGTCACTAACTATCTTCATCGGGCAGGAAGAACAGGACGAAAACCATTTTCAGACGAGAAATGTTTTGTCACTAACATTTTGACATCAGAAGAGAGGTTTGTTTTGCAAAGATACGAAAATGAGTTAATGTTTAACTGTGAAGAGCTACTTATATAG
- the LOC115722779 gene encoding DEAD-box ATP-dependent RNA helicase 58, chloroplastic isoform X4, translated as MSDQLFKHSLWCPPGNLVTKVARTLAAKPTESDLEQNSCTIMALLDGGSLKRHKTWLKAEPPTIVVATIGSLCQMLEKRILTLESMQVLVIDEVDFMFNSSKEVSSLRKLLTSYSSINNRQTIFASASIPQHRRFVHDCIQQKWTKSNVVHVHVNPVEPMPSCLHHRFVICGKNMRLHTLLSLLQTDAPESGIIFVGEQSEKSKKAGNAPPTTLLMDFLTASYNGDSDILLLEEDMNFNLRATSLSELRQGGGYLLVSTDLAARGVDLPETTHIYNFDLPRTVTNYLHRAGRTGRKPFSDEKCFVTNILTSEERFVLQRYENELMFNCEELLI; from the exons ATGTCAG ATCAGCTGTTCAAGCACTCATTGTGGTGCCCACCAGGGAACTTG GTTACCAAAGTTGCTCGGACTCTGGCTGCAAAGCCCACGGAAAGTGATTTGGAGCAGAATTCATGTACCATCATGGCTCTTTTAGATGGTGGATCATTGAAAAGACACAAGACTTGGCTAAAG GCAGAGCCTCCTACAATTGTAGTGGCAACCATAGGGAGTTTATGTCAGATGTTGGAAAAGCGTATTCTTACTCTTGAGTCAATGCAGGTTTTGGTAATTGACGAG GTTGATTTCATGTTCAACTCTTCAAAAGAAGTCAGTTCTCTTCGAAAACTCTTGACATCATACTCCTCGATCAATAACCGCCAGACCATTTTTGCCAGTGCATCAATCCCACAGCACAGACGATTTGTACATGACTGTATACAACAGAAATGGACCAAG AGCAACGTAGTTCATGTCCATGTTAATCCAGTTGAGCCCATGCCATCATGTTTACATCATAGATTTGTG ATATGTGGTAAAAACATGAGGCTGCATACCTTACTATCTTTGTTACAGACTGATGCACCAGagtctggaattatttttgttggagaacag TCCGAAAAGTCGAAGAAGGCAGGAAATGCTCCCCCAACTACACTGTTAATGGATTTTTTGACAGCTTCTTATAATGGTGATTCAGATATTCTCCTTTTGGAAGAAGACATGAATTTTAATCTGAGAGCAACTTCTTTATCA GAACTAAGACAAGGAGGTGGTTATCTCCTTGTCTCAACAGATTTAGCTGCCAGAGGAGTTGACCTGCCGGAAACTACTCACATATACAATTTTGATCTGCCAAGAACTGTCACTAACTATCTTCATCGGGCAGGAAGAACAGGACGAAAACCATTTTCAGACGAGAAATGTTTTGTCACTAACATTTTGACATCAGAAGAGAGGTTTGTTTTGCAAAGATACGAAAATGAGTTAATGTTTAACTGTGAAGAGCTACTTATATAG
- the LOC115722779 gene encoding DEAD-box ATP-dependent RNA helicase 58, chloroplastic isoform X3 yields the protein MSGSGKTLTYLLLIFSVINTQRSAVQALIVVPTRELGMQVTKVARTLAAKPTESDLEQNSCTIMALLDGGSLKRHKTWLKAEPPTIVVATIGSLCQMLEKRILTLESMQVLVIDEVDFMFNSSKEVSSLRKLLTSYSSINNRQTIFASASIPQHRRFVHDCIQQKWTKSNVVHVHVNPVEPMPSCLHHRFVICGKNMRLHTLLSLLQTDAPESGIIFVGEQSEKSKKAGNAPPTTLLMDFLTASYNGDSDILLLEEDMNFNLRATSLSELRQGGGYLLVSTDLAARGVDLPETTHIYNFDLPRTVTNYLHRAGRTGRKPFSDEKCFVTNILTSEERFVLQRYENELMFNCEELLI from the exons ATGTCAG GTTCTGGGAAGACACTGACATATCTTTTGTTGATATTTTCCGTTATAAACACTCAAAGATCAGCTGTTCAAGCACTCATTGTGGTGCCCACCAGGGAACTTGGTATGCAA GTTACCAAAGTTGCTCGGACTCTGGCTGCAAAGCCCACGGAAAGTGATTTGGAGCAGAATTCATGTACCATCATGGCTCTTTTAGATGGTGGATCATTGAAAAGACACAAGACTTGGCTAAAG GCAGAGCCTCCTACAATTGTAGTGGCAACCATAGGGAGTTTATGTCAGATGTTGGAAAAGCGTATTCTTACTCTTGAGTCAATGCAGGTTTTGGTAATTGACGAG GTTGATTTCATGTTCAACTCTTCAAAAGAAGTCAGTTCTCTTCGAAAACTCTTGACATCATACTCCTCGATCAATAACCGCCAGACCATTTTTGCCAGTGCATCAATCCCACAGCACAGACGATTTGTACATGACTGTATACAACAGAAATGGACCAAG AGCAACGTAGTTCATGTCCATGTTAATCCAGTTGAGCCCATGCCATCATGTTTACATCATAGATTTGTG ATATGTGGTAAAAACATGAGGCTGCATACCTTACTATCTTTGTTACAGACTGATGCACCAGagtctggaattatttttgttggagaacag TCCGAAAAGTCGAAGAAGGCAGGAAATGCTCCCCCAACTACACTGTTAATGGATTTTTTGACAGCTTCTTATAATGGTGATTCAGATATTCTCCTTTTGGAAGAAGACATGAATTTTAATCTGAGAGCAACTTCTTTATCA GAACTAAGACAAGGAGGTGGTTATCTCCTTGTCTCAACAGATTTAGCTGCCAGAGGAGTTGACCTGCCGGAAACTACTCACATATACAATTTTGATCTGCCAAGAACTGTCACTAACTATCTTCATCGGGCAGGAAGAACAGGACGAAAACCATTTTCAGACGAGAAATGTTTTGTCACTAACATTTTGACATCAGAAGAGAGGTTTGTTTTGCAAAGATACGAAAATGAGTTAATGTTTAACTGTGAAGAGCTACTTATATAG
- the LOC115722779 gene encoding DEAD-box ATP-dependent RNA helicase 58, chloroplastic isoform X5 → MQVTKVARTLAAKPTESDLEQNSCTIMALLDGGSLKRHKTWLKAEPPTIVVATIGSLCQMLEKRILTLESMQVLVIDEVDFMFNSSKEVSSLRKLLTSYSSINNRQTIFASASIPQHRRFVHDCIQQKWTKSNVVHVHVNPVEPMPSCLHHRFVICGKNMRLHTLLSLLQTDAPESGIIFVGEQSEKSKKAGNAPPTTLLMDFLTASYNGDSDILLLEEDMNFNLRATSLSELRQGGGYLLVSTDLAARGVDLPETTHIYNFDLPRTVTNYLHRAGRTGRKPFSDEKCFVTNILTSEERFVLQRYENELMFNCEELLI, encoded by the exons ATGCAA GTTACCAAAGTTGCTCGGACTCTGGCTGCAAAGCCCACGGAAAGTGATTTGGAGCAGAATTCATGTACCATCATGGCTCTTTTAGATGGTGGATCATTGAAAAGACACAAGACTTGGCTAAAG GCAGAGCCTCCTACAATTGTAGTGGCAACCATAGGGAGTTTATGTCAGATGTTGGAAAAGCGTATTCTTACTCTTGAGTCAATGCAGGTTTTGGTAATTGACGAG GTTGATTTCATGTTCAACTCTTCAAAAGAAGTCAGTTCTCTTCGAAAACTCTTGACATCATACTCCTCGATCAATAACCGCCAGACCATTTTTGCCAGTGCATCAATCCCACAGCACAGACGATTTGTACATGACTGTATACAACAGAAATGGACCAAG AGCAACGTAGTTCATGTCCATGTTAATCCAGTTGAGCCCATGCCATCATGTTTACATCATAGATTTGTG ATATGTGGTAAAAACATGAGGCTGCATACCTTACTATCTTTGTTACAGACTGATGCACCAGagtctggaattatttttgttggagaacag TCCGAAAAGTCGAAGAAGGCAGGAAATGCTCCCCCAACTACACTGTTAATGGATTTTTTGACAGCTTCTTATAATGGTGATTCAGATATTCTCCTTTTGGAAGAAGACATGAATTTTAATCTGAGAGCAACTTCTTTATCA GAACTAAGACAAGGAGGTGGTTATCTCCTTGTCTCAACAGATTTAGCTGCCAGAGGAGTTGACCTGCCGGAAACTACTCACATATACAATTTTGATCTGCCAAGAACTGTCACTAACTATCTTCATCGGGCAGGAAGAACAGGACGAAAACCATTTTCAGACGAGAAATGTTTTGTCACTAACATTTTGACATCAGAAGAGAGGTTTGTTTTGCAAAGATACGAAAATGAGTTAATGTTTAACTGTGAAGAGCTACTTATATAG
- the LOC115722778 gene encoding glucose-1-phosphate adenylyltransferase large subunit 1, chloroplastic: protein MAVSADCRISLSAAGQLRGMTGLAGKNWRLVKFCNGEVMGNKLRQTQLQQSLGRVFVTNKNVRQRVCMSLTTDVPSQSKLRDLDMEKRDPRTVVAVILGGGAGTRLFPLTKRRAKPAVPIGGSYRLIDVPMSNCINSGISKVYILTQFNSASLNRHLTRAYNFGNGSFGDGFVEALAATQTPGEAGKKWFQGTADAVRQFHWLFEDARSKDIEDVLILSGDHLYRMDYMDFVQNHRQSGADITLSCLPMDDSRASDFGLMKIDNKGRVLSFSEKPKGEELKRMEVDTTVLGLSKEEAEKKPYIASMGVYVFKKEILLNLLRWRFPTANDFGSEIIPASAKEFFIKAYLFNDYWEDIGTIRSFFEANLALTEHPPRFSFYDATKPMYTSRRNLPPSKFDKCKIVDSIISHGSFLTNSVIEHSVVGIRSRINSNVHLKDTVMLGADFYETESEVASLFAEGGVPIGIGENTKIKECIIDKNARIGKNVIIANSEGVQEADRSTEGFYIRSGVTVVLKNSVIKDGTVI from the exons atggcaGTCTCAGCTGATTGCCGGATTTCCCTCTCGGCGGCCGGCCAGCTACGTGGCATGACGGGATTGGCTGGGAAGAATTGGAGGCTTGTAAAGTTTTGCAATGGAGAAGTAATGGGTAACAAGTTGAGGCAGACTCAGCTTCAGCAATCTCTTGGTAGAGTTTTTGTTACTAATAAGAATGTTAGGCAACGTGTGTGCATGTCTCTCACTACTGATGTACCAAGCCAGTCCAAG CTAAGGGACTTAGATATGGAAAAAAGAGACCCTCGAACAGTTGTGGCAGTCATACTAGGAGGAGGAGCCGGTACTCGGCTTTTCCCCCTCACAAAGCGCCGTGCCAAGCCTGCG GTTCCCATTGGAGGATCATACAGACTGATTGATGTCCCAATGAGCAACTGCATTAACAGTGGAATCAGCAAAGTTTATATCCTTACTCAGTTCAATTCAGCTTCACTCAACAGGCATCTCACCCGAGCTTACAACTTTGGCAATGGAAGCTTTGGAGATGGCTTTGTTGAG GCTCTAGCGGCGACTCAAACTCCAGGAGAGGCGGGTAAGAAGTGGTTCCAAGGTACTGCAGATGCAGTAAGGCAGTTTCATTGGCTGTTTGAG GATGCTAGAAGTAAGGATATTGAGGATGTTCTAATTCTATCTGGAGATCATCTATACAGAATGGACTACATGGACTTTGTTCAA AATCATAGGCAGAGTGGAGCAGACATAACTCTTTCTTGTCTTCCAATGGATGATAG TCGAGCCTCGGACTTTGGCCTGATGAAGATAGATAATAAAGGAAGAGTCCTCTCATTCAGTGAAAAGCCTAAAGGAGAAGAGCTGAAGAGAATG GAAGTAGATACAACAGTTTTGGGACTTTCAAAGGAAGAGGCTGAAAAGAAGCCATATATTGCTTCCATGGGAGTATATGTCTTCAAGAAGGAGATACTTCTGAACCTTCTTAG ATGGCGTTTTCCAACTGCAAATGATTTTGGATCAGAGATAATCCCTGCCTCAGCCAAAGAATTCTTCATTAAG GCATATTTGTTCAATGATTACTGGGAAGATATAGGAACAATCAGATCCTTCTTTGAGGCAAACCTTGCTCTCACAGAGCAT CCACCAAGATTTAGTTTCTATGATGCAACAAAGCCAATGTACACTTCAAGAAGGAACTTACCTCCATCAAAATTTGACAAGTGCAAG ATTGTTGATTCAATCATATCTCATGGGAGTTTCTTAACTAATAGTGTTATAGAGCATAGTGTTGTTGGTATCAGATCCCGGATTAATTCTAATGTTCACTTAAAG GATACTGTGATGCTTGGAGCAGATTTTTATGAAACAGAATCTGAAGTGGCTTCATTGTTTGCTGAGGGAGGAGTTCCTATTGGAATAGGAGAAAACACAAAAATCAA AGAATGCATCATCGACAAAAATGCAAGAATTGGAAAGAATGTTATCATTGCTAACTCAGAG GGGGTCCAAGAAGCTGATAGGTCAACGGAAGGGTTTTACATCCGTTCAGGCGTAACAGTCGTACTGAAAAATTCAGTAATCAAAGATGGAACAGTGATCTAA